The Phycisphaerae bacterium genome contains a region encoding:
- a CDS encoding SMI1/KNR4 family protein yields MQAKTIAAAAEALGVTLPDDYQAFLRRFGHCCIGDFAVYGLGSKTPPDLNVVERTQEERRNEFLPLPPHLVVLWRTPFGDLHCLDTSQLANGVCPVVLWSHEYDEHQEPGRLAFTFADWLEEQLDRLEEGHTD; encoded by the coding sequence GTGCAAGCCAAGACAATCGCCGCTGCCGCCGAGGCACTCGGCGTCACCCTGCCCGACGATTACCAGGCGTTCCTGCGCCGCTTCGGCCACTGCTGCATCGGCGACTTCGCCGTCTATGGACTTGGGAGCAAGACTCCGCCGGACCTCAACGTTGTCGAGCGAACACAGGAAGAGCGGCGCAACGAGTTCCTGCCCCTCCCGCCACACCTTGTCGTCCTGTGGCGGACGCCGTTCGGCGACTTGCACTGCCTCGACACGTCGCAGCTCGCGAACGGCGTCTGCCCGGTAGTTCTGTGGAGCCACGAGTACGACGAGCACCAGGAGCCCGGCCGCCTGGCGTTCACGTTCGCCGACTGGCTCGAAGAGCAGCTCGATCGCCTTGAAGAGGGGCACACCGACTGA